The sequence ATGTGAACACCGCAAGACTCAGAAGCTCAAATGTGGTTTAGCCAGAAAATAACCAGAATGCACGAACGAAGACATTTCCTTTTCCCCTCCCCTCCTTGAATTTTGTTTTTCTATACAGCACAAAATACTTAATTTGGGAGTAAAACATAGTAATGTAGAATACATTTTTTTAGACGATGATTTGAAAGGTTTGTGTCCATATAACAGTCATTTCGAAGGAGGAGGTGTTATGCCCTGCTCCATAACTGTTGTCCATTTTTACATCCCAAGAGATGAGAaagaaaaataaaacattatAGGACTGCCACTCGTGTAAAAGTATGCTTCTCCATGAATTGGGAAATTAAGTCAGTATTCCTGATTCATTCTACATCCAATCCAATACCTTCCCCACACGCCAGTCCCAGTGTGTACCATGAGGGGGCGCCGTAAGCCAACACGTTCGTGAGAGGGCCAGTGGGATTCCGTCAGTAGAGAAATGATAAAGGCAGTGAACTGGTGGCTGAATCAGCAAACGTGATATAGCCTTCTTCATTTGTCTTCGTTTGTAGTTTTGTCTAGAAGTTTAAGAATGTGGCACGAGTCTCATATATTTATATACTTTAATCTTGGAAAAACAGTTCAAGTAGCTGCGACGAGTCACGGTCACTCTGTCTTGGGCTCGGTCTCAGATGCTGCGGGTGTCGTGACCTCTGTGGGGGCAGCGGCCTCCTCGGCAGGGGCTTCCTCTGTGGGAGGGGCTTCCTCTGCGGGAGCGGCCTCTGCAGCCTCACCCTCTGGCGCCAGGGTGGCCTCCTCCTTGGCCTCTGCCACAGGCTCGGCGGCTGACGTCTCCTTTGCTGCGTGGCCATTCTCCTCTGGCTTGTCCTCCGCCGTGGGGGAGGCGGCCTCCTCCTCGCTGCTCTTCTTGGTCTTCTTCAGCGAGATGCCCTTGAAGGAGTTCTTCAGGGAgaacttcttcttcttcttcttggcatCCTTGGCGGCCTCTCCCTCGACCTTGGCCACCTCTCCTTCGGCAGCAGGGGCAGCCTCGATGGCGTCTGTCTCGCCCTCTTTGGCTGGCTCGGCTGTGCCATTCCCATCTACGGAAGCTGCGTCCCCATCGGGCTTGGCAGAGACATCTCCATTGGTTTTAACATGGCCATTCTCCTGTGGACAACAGTGAGAGAACAATTTACAGATGTGGagaataataatgataattttcTAAATAAACTGGTATGGGGAGAAAATTAAGGTAACTATTATAAGCAGCCCATACCAATACCAAATTGACTCAATCTACAAGTCACTGTTGATCAAGAATGTGGCTTAGGAAATAAAAATCAAGACTATTTTAATTCTGTGAGATAGGGCAGCGTGATATGTCCAACCGACGTATCAGAGGTTTGTCGTTGTGGACGATTACTTGACTAGGTCAAATGCATAGCAAAACGCTTCATATGCACAGCAGGTTTGCATTACTCGTATCGACCACGTGGGGGCAGTCGTACTCCACCACAACCAGTCGAACAGCAAGATGAATTTTGGAACAAAGGAATCCCCATGGAATCAAGCAGATTGCTAAATTTGCAGTTCATTGCAAAATGTCAATATCGTACTCTTCTAGCCTTTCGAATAACCCAAACTAACTTCTCTCGATTTGTCATATTAAATTGAAATGATTACATGTTCTAGCCTTTTGGCCAAGAATAAATGAGGAAATTAACAATCTGTTAACGTTAGCTAAAGAATGCACCAACTGGTAGACGTGCCGCCTCAATGAGATGGTTGACTGGCAATTGCACCCATTCTAAAACCGTCAGCTAAAGTTAACATAGCGACTCATTGTCCAGGTAACGGGCATACAGGCATGTACAATAAAACAAGGTTTGAGTAGATCATTTAATGTTTCCAGCTCTACAAATTACATCGAAAATTGCACAAGTCTGATTGCTCGCTTTTTTCAACAGGACGCTTTGCTGCCCTGCCCGTGCGCTTTGTTTGTAACGAGCCGTCCTCATTTGCAACCTTTGTCGCCCATCCGAGAGGGCGACCGCTGACGGCTTCTAGCACCAACTCACGAGAGAAAGCTAGTTAAAATAAATCCGCTTTCCAGTCAGATGATAACTATGTGACTTAGTCCTGGTGTTAAAATACAGACAACTAGCTACTGTACTTGATTAGATAGACTAAGAACTCGAGACGAATTTAACAAAAGGTGGTGGTTGTGGCGCATGGCACCATCAATTAGCCACTCAACCAAGCACAGTATTAGCTAAACCATTTAATTACCACATGTAATCACTGCAATCAAAACAGGTGGTTCGAGAGCGAA is a genomic window of Salvelinus namaycush isolate Seneca chromosome 15, SaNama_1.0, whole genome shotgun sequence containing:
- the LOC120059862 gene encoding MARCKS-related protein 1-A-like — translated: MGAQFSKGGVAVDGKVIDDPAVAKTNGQENGHVKTNGDVSAKPDGDAASVDGNGTAEPAKEGETDAIEAAPAAEGEVAKVEGEAAKDAKKKKKKFSLKNSFKGISLKKTKKSSEEEAASPTAEDKPEENGHAAKETSAAEPVAEAKEEATLAPEGEAAEAAPAEEAPPTEEAPAEEAAAPTEVTTPAASETEPKTE